The proteins below come from a single Odontesthes bonariensis isolate fOdoBon6 chromosome 18, fOdoBon6.hap1, whole genome shotgun sequence genomic window:
- the LOC142368084 gene encoding uncharacterized protein LOC142368084 isoform X1 — protein MHPSKEKTVDKPTWEPSYQEAMSFLATTKRGGEKGLLKDPIMPKLKLVSSKVFECRCDKRDSVYLCEMCSQKITERDFSSHVSGSDHQKIQRVVVNLNEKTYSNILKQSFQSAIGTLRALNFRPRGVCKRPSTSAPHSVQPVNASAARHAHVNSVVDNIKVVNRKINDSGDGGTAINMSRTKTTRVPADSNEARTKTCMKRLQSADSFHAHPSVTSCGKQTLRVNVSTKGTNKVCLQPYFRGNDPKDVTPNTICKATNHRIKRSAVASVGMATTSSTRTGTTSTLSATSSKGASAAKSVAMSRPLKRASETASKANPASYNTARSTVVREATGRGAPSSRAENAPERASKASGASTVTSVAPAKMPKTSVKCGNVDLSAKTAQLKSSVSQIADIASHTRKRSPTAAPQLNTAMSARSEYKNPHKESSHVSAAKSTASASHLKVGLNQLIVVSWEGKRQVYCQLCSVRLKGSDHLISSSHQYNYVKRKYPGWTANLTELEGKLNNIVAHLAQVEQDVGSQSAQVKVKRDVYQKLALLPEDKAVETVKAMVRPRDPRLSSPTASIADVVRQDAEVSSSNDGVRVSCNEVLKLNNQTDQENKKLHQPVQRKEMESNSKREAILSKSEPHRFPRVQSLDGEDARACDLIQDRLQSSRSVAKSHAEPVPAPCSQAEDKLAVKLEKAHGCTQRLINPNCRQQWKSDPPSQNQTKDRESTPKFSPVQSRGPQLQAAALNTGQENQSGPSHKAEQAPKQSPGPGEHRGSQMLTRTSIGGKTHEKSHLSFYLKASLQDTKPVIEMEPDSKREVILGARQFPKVQSSGGEDTRACDLIQDRLQSSRSVAKSHAEPVPAPCSQAEDKLENIKREPCEPDAETQPHSEAALVIESPAVKLEKAHGCTQRLINPNCRQQWKSDPPSQNQTKDRESTPKFSPVQSRSPQLQAAALNTGQENQSGPSHKAEQAPKQSPGPGEHRGSQMLTRTSIGGKTQGCSHLSFYLKASLQDTKPVIGMGSVWECRGMSLETFFLCESCEEILSRREICRHMVTHDHQLKYTWKEHPKFLQMFWFEEDLLLEMKMSILKDVVQELSQRERFYKVDAQCILLGPELHDFVRTTSFGEALKMVQNIKNEEKPSIFCLPINTTHHQSHQPETRQSRPPEGQLAQAFETDQRRDLETGQKETSPSEETARVGDLGVVKDRRSPLGVTFTFTKAEPVVSPVPAVGTHFNSPETCSGLSLQAEVKPAVSQLQRPDPLLQVKQEEVGSTYVPTAGPTISQNLEVSPQNECPPTRKRRADMSVETLSRTLTSSSSLPAKYAPNPVQVKSEPSSPPISESPSVDPAVNSTLLHLKEEDTEPKQNQPTKKWKLFADQSSALKISDFKVNLSPSRSAPDNTETKNFWATDSSETVESRWDSKTFKTKYEAPINKNRWDSKCLIVKATVQKKPLSNLVERIKKEAPV, from the exons ATGCACCCCTCCAAGGAAAAAACGGTGGACAAGCCCACCTGGGAGCCTTCCTACCAAGAAG caATGTCCTTCTTGGCAACGACAAAAAGGGGAGGTGAAAAGGGACTGTTGAAAGACCCGATAATGCCTAAATTAAAGCTGG TTTCAAGCAAAGTTTTTGAATGTCGTTGTGATAAACGTGACTCGGTCTACCTTTGTGAGATGTGCTCTCAGAAGATCACAGAGAGGGACTTCAGCAGCCATGTCTCTGGGTCTGACCACCAGAAAATTCAGCGAGTG GTTGTGAATCTGAACGAGAAGACTTACAGTAATATTTTGAAACAAAGCTTTCAATCAG CCATTGGTACTCTGAGGGCACTTAATTTTCGTCCACGCGGTGTGTGTAAGCGCCCTTCAACCTCTGCTCCACATTCTGTTCAACCTGTAAACGCCTCGGCTGCACGTCATGCCCATGTCAACTCGGTGGTGGACAATATCAAG GTGGTCAATAGGAAGATTAATGATTCAGGAGACGGTGGGACAGCCATAAACATGTCAAGGACCAAAACAACCCGAGTCCCTGCTGACTCAAATGAAGCTCGGACAAAGACTTGTATGAAAAGGCTTCAGTCAGCTGATAGTTTTCATGCCCATCCATCTGTCACCTCTTGTGGTAAACAGACCTTGAGGGTAAATGTGTCCACAAAGGGGACGAATAAGGTCTGTTTACAACCTTATTTCAGAGGAAATGATCCCAAAGATGTCACCCCTAACACAATCTGTAAGGCCACAAATCATCGAATTAAAAGATCAGCAGTTGCCTCCGTAGGTATGGCAACAACCTCATCCACACGGACAGGAACCACTTCCACTTTGAGTGCAACATCCTCCAAAGGTGCCTCGGCTGCAAAATCTGTAGCAATGTCCAGACCACTGAAAAGAGCAAGTGAAACCGCATCCAAAGCAAATCCTGCTTCATACAATACTGCAAGATCTACAGTGGTGCGCGAAGCTACCGGCAGAGGTGCACCTTCCTCGAGAGCTGAAAATGCTCCTGAACGTGCATCCAAAGCCTCAGGCGCATCTACGGTTACATCAGTGGCTCCTGCTAAAATGCCAAAAACATCTGTTAAATGTGGAAATGTCGACTTGTCTGCTAAGACCGCACAACTGAAAAGCTCGGTGAGCCAAATTGCTGATATTGCATCACATACTCGTAAGAGGAGCCCGACTGCTGCTCCCCAACTGAACACAGCCATGTCTGCCAGGTCTGAATACAAGAATCCACATAAAGAGTCCTCCCATGTGTCTGCAGCCAAGAGTACAGCAAGTGCAAGCCATCTTAAAGTGG gcTTAAATCAGCTAATTGTAGTGTCATGGGAAGGAAAGCGGCAAGTCTACTGTCAGCTGTGTTCTGTCAGGTTGAAAGGGTCCGATCACCTCATCAGCTCCAGCCACCAGTATAACTATGTG AAAAGGAAGTATCCTGGCTGGACTGCAAACCTGACGGAGTTGGAGGGCAAACTGAACAACATTGTGGCCCACTTGGCTCAGGTTGAGCAGGATGTAGGATCTCAGAGTGCCCAG gTGAAAGTGAAGAGGGATGTGTACCAAAAGCTGGCTCTTCTTCCAGAAGATAAAG CTGTAGAGACTGTGAAAGCCATGGTGAGACCGAGAGACCCACGGCTCTCATCTCCCACAGCCTCTATTGCAGATGTTGTGAGGCAGGACGCAGAAGTTTCAAGCTCCAATGATG GGGTGCGTGTATCATGCAATGAGGTATTGAAATTAAATAACCAAACGGACCAAGAGAACAAAAAACTGCACCAGCCAGTCCAGAGGAAGG AAATGGAGTCTAACTCAAAAAGGGAAGCCATCCTGAGCAAATCTGAGCCACATCGGTTTCCAAGAGTTCAGAGCTTGGATGGTGAAGACGCACGAGCCTGTGATCTGATCCAGGACCGGCTTCAGTCGTCTAGGAGCGTCGCTAAAAGTCACGCGGAGCCCGTCCCAGCTCCTTGTAGTCAAGCTGAGGACAAACTAG CAGTCAAACTGGAGAAAGCCCATGGTTGCACACAGCGTCTTATCAATCCTAACTGCAGGCAACAGTGGAAAAGTGATCCGCCCTCACAGAACCAGACAAAGGATCGAGAAAGTACGCCGAAGTTCTCTCCTGTTCAGAGCCGCGGTCCACAGCTCCAAGCTGCTGCACTGAATACTGGACAAGAGAACCAGTCCGGACCGAGCCACAAAGCAGAACAAGCTCCAAAACAGTCCCCAGGACCCGGAGAGCACAGGGGATCACAGATGCTCACAAGAACCTCAATTG GGGGAAAAACTCATGAAAAAAGTCATTTGTCCTTTTACCTGAAAGCAAGTCTACAGGATACTAAACCAGTCATCG AAATGGAGCCCGACTCAAAAAGGGAAGTAATCCTGGGTGCACGTCAGTTTCCAAAAGTTCAGAGCTCGGGTGGTGAAGACACACGAGCCTGTGATCTGATCCAGGACCGGCTTCAGTCGTCTAGGAGCGTCGCTAAAAGTCACGCGGAGCCCGTCCCAGCTCCTTGTAGTCAAGCTGAGGACAAACTAG AAAATATCAAGAGGGAACCATGTGAGCCTGATGCAGAGACTCAGCCTCACAGTGAAGCTGCACTTGTGATTGAAAGTCCTG CAGTCAAACTGGAGAAAGCCCATGGTTGCACACAGCGTCTTATCAATCCTAACTGCAGGCAACAGTGGAAAAGTGATCCGCCCTCACAGAACCAGACAAAGGATCGAGAAAGTACGCCGAAGTTCTCTCCTGTTCAGAGCCGCAGTCCACAGCTCCAAGCTGCTGCACTGAATACTGGACAAGAGAACCAGTCCGGACCGAGCCACAAAGCAGAACAAGCTCCAAAACAGTCCCCAGGACCCGGAGAGCACAGGGGATCACAGATGCTCACAAGAACCTCAATTG GGGGAAAAACTCAGGGCTGCAGTCATTTGTCCTTTTACCTGAAAGCAAGTCTACAGGATACTAAACCAGTCATCG GTATGGGCTCCGTGTGGGAGTGTCGAGGGATGTCTCTAGAAACGTTCTTCCTGTGTGAAAGCTGCGAGGAGATCCTTTCACGGCGGGAAATTTGCCGACACATGGTCACCCATGATCACCAGCTCAAATACACG TGGAAAGAACACCCAAAGTTTCTCCAGATGTTCTGGTTTGAGGAAGATCTGCTCCTTGAGATGAAAATGAGTATTCTGAAGGATGTTGTCCAGGAGCTCTCACAGCGGGAGCGTTTCTATAAGGTGGATGCACAG TGTATATTGCTGGGACCAGAGCTGCACGACTTTGTCAGGACAACTTCGTTTGGTGAAG ctttgaaAATGGTGCAAAATATCAAAAACGAAGAGAAGCCAAGCATCTTCTGCCTACCCATCAATACTACACACCATCAAA GCCATCAGCCTGAGACCCGGCAGAGTCGTCCCCCAGAGGGACAGTTGGCTCAGGCATTTGAGACAGACCAGCGACGGGACTTGG AAACTGGACAAAAAGAAACGTCTCCTTCAGAAGAGACAGCCAGAGTTGGAGATCTGGGTGTGGTCAAAGACAGAAGAAGTCCTCTGGGTGTGACCTTTACCTTCACAAAGGCTGAGCCTGTCGTCTCTCCAGTTCCTGCTGTTGGCACACATTTTAACAGTCCAGAGACCTGCAGTGGCCTTTCTCTGCAAGCAGAAGTCAAACCAGCAGTCTCTCAGCTCCAAAGGCCTGATCCCCTGCTGCAGGTGAAACAGGAGGAGGTAGGATCAACATATGTCCCCACTGCTGGTCCTACAATTAGTCAAAACCTGGAAGTGTCTCCACAAAATGAATGCCCTCCAACCAGGAAAAGAAGAGCAGACATGTCTGTTGAAACATTGAGCAGAACTCTCACCAGCAGCTCTTCTTTACCAGCTAAATATGCACCCAACCCGGTGCAGGTTAAGAGTGAGCCCAGCTCTCCACCAATCTCTGAATCCCCTTCAGTTGACCCAGCTGTGAACTCTACCCTGCTGCATCTGAAAGAAGAAGACACAGAACCCAAACAAAACCAACCCACCAAGAAGTGGAAATTGTTTGCAGACCAATCATCTGCATTGAAAATTAGTGATTTCAAGGTGAATCTGTCCCCCTCAAGGTCAGCTCCAGATAATACAGAGACTAAAAACTTCTGGGCAACCGACTCCTCTGAAACAGTGGAAAGTAGATGGGATTCAAAAACTTTTAAGACTAAATATGAAGCTCCAATAAACAAAAATAGATGGGATTCAAAGTGTCTTATAGTGAAGGCAACAGTGCAGAAAAAGCCACTTTCTAATTTAGTAGAAAGGATAAAGAAAGAAGCTCCTGTATGA
- the LOC142368084 gene encoding uncharacterized protein LOC142368084 isoform X2 codes for MHPSKEKTVDKPTWEPSYQEAMSFLATTKRGGEKGLLKDPIMPKLKLVSSKVFECRCDKRDSVYLCEMCSQKITERDFSSHVSGSDHQKIQRVVVNLNEKTYSNILKQSFQSAIGTLRALNFRPRGVCKRPSTSAPHSVQPVNASAARHAHVNSVVDNIKVVNRKINDSGDGGTAINMSRTKTTRVPADSNEARTKTCMKRLQSADSFHAHPSVTSCGKQTLRVNVSTKGTNKVCLQPYFRGNDPKDVTPNTICKATNHRIKRSAVASVGMATTSSTRTGTTSTLSATSSKGASAAKSVAMSRPLKRASETASKANPASYNTARSTVVREATGRGAPSSRAENAPERASKASGASTVTSVAPAKMPKTSVKCGNVDLSAKTAQLKSSVSQIADIASHTRKRSPTAAPQLNTAMSARSEYKNPHKESSHVSAAKSTASASHLKVGLNQLIVVSWEGKRQVYCQLCSVRLKGSDHLISSSHQYNYVKRKYPGWTANLTELEGKLNNIVAHLAQVEQDVGSQSAQVKVKRDVYQKLALLPEDKAVETVKAMVRPRDPRLSSPTASIADVVRQDAEVSSSNDGVRVSCNEVLKLNNQTDQENKKLHQPVQRKEMESNSKREAILSKSEPHRFPRVQSLDGEDARACDLIQDRLQSSRSVAKSHAEPVPAPCSQAEDKLAVKLEKAHGCTQRLINPNCRQQWKSDPPSQNQTKDRESTPKFSPVQSRGPQLQAAALNTGQENQSGPSHKAEQAPKQSPGPGEHRGSQMLTRTSIGGKTHEKSHLSFYLKASLQDTKPVIEMEPDSKREVILGARQFPKVQSSGGEDTRACDLIQDRLQSSRSVAKSHAEPVPAPCSQAEDKLAVKLEKAHGCTQRLINPNCRQQWKSDPPSQNQTKDRESTPKFSPVQSRSPQLQAAALNTGQENQSGPSHKAEQAPKQSPGPGEHRGSQMLTRTSIGGKTQGCSHLSFYLKASLQDTKPVIGMGSVWECRGMSLETFFLCESCEEILSRREICRHMVTHDHQLKYTWKEHPKFLQMFWFEEDLLLEMKMSILKDVVQELSQRERFYKVDAQCILLGPELHDFVRTTSFGEALKMVQNIKNEEKPSIFCLPINTTHHQSHQPETRQSRPPEGQLAQAFETDQRRDLETGQKETSPSEETARVGDLGVVKDRRSPLGVTFTFTKAEPVVSPVPAVGTHFNSPETCSGLSLQAEVKPAVSQLQRPDPLLQVKQEEVGSTYVPTAGPTISQNLEVSPQNECPPTRKRRADMSVETLSRTLTSSSSLPAKYAPNPVQVKSEPSSPPISESPSVDPAVNSTLLHLKEEDTEPKQNQPTKKWKLFADQSSALKISDFKVNLSPSRSAPDNTETKNFWATDSSETVESRWDSKTFKTKYEAPINKNRWDSKCLIVKATVQKKPLSNLVERIKKEAPV; via the exons ATGCACCCCTCCAAGGAAAAAACGGTGGACAAGCCCACCTGGGAGCCTTCCTACCAAGAAG caATGTCCTTCTTGGCAACGACAAAAAGGGGAGGTGAAAAGGGACTGTTGAAAGACCCGATAATGCCTAAATTAAAGCTGG TTTCAAGCAAAGTTTTTGAATGTCGTTGTGATAAACGTGACTCGGTCTACCTTTGTGAGATGTGCTCTCAGAAGATCACAGAGAGGGACTTCAGCAGCCATGTCTCTGGGTCTGACCACCAGAAAATTCAGCGAGTG GTTGTGAATCTGAACGAGAAGACTTACAGTAATATTTTGAAACAAAGCTTTCAATCAG CCATTGGTACTCTGAGGGCACTTAATTTTCGTCCACGCGGTGTGTGTAAGCGCCCTTCAACCTCTGCTCCACATTCTGTTCAACCTGTAAACGCCTCGGCTGCACGTCATGCCCATGTCAACTCGGTGGTGGACAATATCAAG GTGGTCAATAGGAAGATTAATGATTCAGGAGACGGTGGGACAGCCATAAACATGTCAAGGACCAAAACAACCCGAGTCCCTGCTGACTCAAATGAAGCTCGGACAAAGACTTGTATGAAAAGGCTTCAGTCAGCTGATAGTTTTCATGCCCATCCATCTGTCACCTCTTGTGGTAAACAGACCTTGAGGGTAAATGTGTCCACAAAGGGGACGAATAAGGTCTGTTTACAACCTTATTTCAGAGGAAATGATCCCAAAGATGTCACCCCTAACACAATCTGTAAGGCCACAAATCATCGAATTAAAAGATCAGCAGTTGCCTCCGTAGGTATGGCAACAACCTCATCCACACGGACAGGAACCACTTCCACTTTGAGTGCAACATCCTCCAAAGGTGCCTCGGCTGCAAAATCTGTAGCAATGTCCAGACCACTGAAAAGAGCAAGTGAAACCGCATCCAAAGCAAATCCTGCTTCATACAATACTGCAAGATCTACAGTGGTGCGCGAAGCTACCGGCAGAGGTGCACCTTCCTCGAGAGCTGAAAATGCTCCTGAACGTGCATCCAAAGCCTCAGGCGCATCTACGGTTACATCAGTGGCTCCTGCTAAAATGCCAAAAACATCTGTTAAATGTGGAAATGTCGACTTGTCTGCTAAGACCGCACAACTGAAAAGCTCGGTGAGCCAAATTGCTGATATTGCATCACATACTCGTAAGAGGAGCCCGACTGCTGCTCCCCAACTGAACACAGCCATGTCTGCCAGGTCTGAATACAAGAATCCACATAAAGAGTCCTCCCATGTGTCTGCAGCCAAGAGTACAGCAAGTGCAAGCCATCTTAAAGTGG gcTTAAATCAGCTAATTGTAGTGTCATGGGAAGGAAAGCGGCAAGTCTACTGTCAGCTGTGTTCTGTCAGGTTGAAAGGGTCCGATCACCTCATCAGCTCCAGCCACCAGTATAACTATGTG AAAAGGAAGTATCCTGGCTGGACTGCAAACCTGACGGAGTTGGAGGGCAAACTGAACAACATTGTGGCCCACTTGGCTCAGGTTGAGCAGGATGTAGGATCTCAGAGTGCCCAG gTGAAAGTGAAGAGGGATGTGTACCAAAAGCTGGCTCTTCTTCCAGAAGATAAAG CTGTAGAGACTGTGAAAGCCATGGTGAGACCGAGAGACCCACGGCTCTCATCTCCCACAGCCTCTATTGCAGATGTTGTGAGGCAGGACGCAGAAGTTTCAAGCTCCAATGATG GGGTGCGTGTATCATGCAATGAGGTATTGAAATTAAATAACCAAACGGACCAAGAGAACAAAAAACTGCACCAGCCAGTCCAGAGGAAGG AAATGGAGTCTAACTCAAAAAGGGAAGCCATCCTGAGCAAATCTGAGCCACATCGGTTTCCAAGAGTTCAGAGCTTGGATGGTGAAGACGCACGAGCCTGTGATCTGATCCAGGACCGGCTTCAGTCGTCTAGGAGCGTCGCTAAAAGTCACGCGGAGCCCGTCCCAGCTCCTTGTAGTCAAGCTGAGGACAAACTAG CAGTCAAACTGGAGAAAGCCCATGGTTGCACACAGCGTCTTATCAATCCTAACTGCAGGCAACAGTGGAAAAGTGATCCGCCCTCACAGAACCAGACAAAGGATCGAGAAAGTACGCCGAAGTTCTCTCCTGTTCAGAGCCGCGGTCCACAGCTCCAAGCTGCTGCACTGAATACTGGACAAGAGAACCAGTCCGGACCGAGCCACAAAGCAGAACAAGCTCCAAAACAGTCCCCAGGACCCGGAGAGCACAGGGGATCACAGATGCTCACAAGAACCTCAATTG GGGGAAAAACTCATGAAAAAAGTCATTTGTCCTTTTACCTGAAAGCAAGTCTACAGGATACTAAACCAGTCATCG AAATGGAGCCCGACTCAAAAAGGGAAGTAATCCTGGGTGCACGTCAGTTTCCAAAAGTTCAGAGCTCGGGTGGTGAAGACACACGAGCCTGTGATCTGATCCAGGACCGGCTTCAGTCGTCTAGGAGCGTCGCTAAAAGTCACGCGGAGCCCGTCCCAGCTCCTTGTAGTCAAGCTGAGGACAAACTAG CAGTCAAACTGGAGAAAGCCCATGGTTGCACACAGCGTCTTATCAATCCTAACTGCAGGCAACAGTGGAAAAGTGATCCGCCCTCACAGAACCAGACAAAGGATCGAGAAAGTACGCCGAAGTTCTCTCCTGTTCAGAGCCGCAGTCCACAGCTCCAAGCTGCTGCACTGAATACTGGACAAGAGAACCAGTCCGGACCGAGCCACAAAGCAGAACAAGCTCCAAAACAGTCCCCAGGACCCGGAGAGCACAGGGGATCACAGATGCTCACAAGAACCTCAATTG GGGGAAAAACTCAGGGCTGCAGTCATTTGTCCTTTTACCTGAAAGCAAGTCTACAGGATACTAAACCAGTCATCG GTATGGGCTCCGTGTGGGAGTGTCGAGGGATGTCTCTAGAAACGTTCTTCCTGTGTGAAAGCTGCGAGGAGATCCTTTCACGGCGGGAAATTTGCCGACACATGGTCACCCATGATCACCAGCTCAAATACACG TGGAAAGAACACCCAAAGTTTCTCCAGATGTTCTGGTTTGAGGAAGATCTGCTCCTTGAGATGAAAATGAGTATTCTGAAGGATGTTGTCCAGGAGCTCTCACAGCGGGAGCGTTTCTATAAGGTGGATGCACAG TGTATATTGCTGGGACCAGAGCTGCACGACTTTGTCAGGACAACTTCGTTTGGTGAAG ctttgaaAATGGTGCAAAATATCAAAAACGAAGAGAAGCCAAGCATCTTCTGCCTACCCATCAATACTACACACCATCAAA GCCATCAGCCTGAGACCCGGCAGAGTCGTCCCCCAGAGGGACAGTTGGCTCAGGCATTTGAGACAGACCAGCGACGGGACTTGG AAACTGGACAAAAAGAAACGTCTCCTTCAGAAGAGACAGCCAGAGTTGGAGATCTGGGTGTGGTCAAAGACAGAAGAAGTCCTCTGGGTGTGACCTTTACCTTCACAAAGGCTGAGCCTGTCGTCTCTCCAGTTCCTGCTGTTGGCACACATTTTAACAGTCCAGAGACCTGCAGTGGCCTTTCTCTGCAAGCAGAAGTCAAACCAGCAGTCTCTCAGCTCCAAAGGCCTGATCCCCTGCTGCAGGTGAAACAGGAGGAGGTAGGATCAACATATGTCCCCACTGCTGGTCCTACAATTAGTCAAAACCTGGAAGTGTCTCCACAAAATGAATGCCCTCCAACCAGGAAAAGAAGAGCAGACATGTCTGTTGAAACATTGAGCAGAACTCTCACCAGCAGCTCTTCTTTACCAGCTAAATATGCACCCAACCCGGTGCAGGTTAAGAGTGAGCCCAGCTCTCCACCAATCTCTGAATCCCCTTCAGTTGACCCAGCTGTGAACTCTACCCTGCTGCATCTGAAAGAAGAAGACACAGAACCCAAACAAAACCAACCCACCAAGAAGTGGAAATTGTTTGCAGACCAATCATCTGCATTGAAAATTAGTGATTTCAAGGTGAATCTGTCCCCCTCAAGGTCAGCTCCAGATAATACAGAGACTAAAAACTTCTGGGCAACCGACTCCTCTGAAACAGTGGAAAGTAGATGGGATTCAAAAACTTTTAAGACTAAATATGAAGCTCCAATAAACAAAAATAGATGGGATTCAAAGTGTCTTATAGTGAAGGCAACAGTGCAGAAAAAGCCACTTTCTAATTTAGTAGAAAGGATAAAGAAAGAAGCTCCTGTATGA